In one Myxocyprinus asiaticus isolate MX2 ecotype Aquarium Trade chromosome 1, UBuf_Myxa_2, whole genome shotgun sequence genomic region, the following are encoded:
- the LOC127440669 gene encoding transmembrane protein 41B-like isoform X2 yields the protein MAKNRGGNRETDSSPLVEEQPRPSKESQILKVQSPGGASARMSVLIFVSIFACSACVMYLLFKYFPELSEDEREKIKIPKDMDDAKALGTVLSKYKDTYYTQVLLAYFSTYIFLQTFAIPGSIFLSILSGYLYPFPLALFLVCLCSGLGASFCYMLSYLVGRPIVYKYLTERVQKWSQQVDKHREHLINYIIFLRITPFLPNWFINITSPVINVPLGVFFLGTFLGVAPPSFVAINAGTTLYKLTTAGEAVSWNSLLVLGVLAVVSILPVCFQKKLQQKLD from the exons ATGGCCAAGAACAGAGGCGGAAACCGTGAGACAGACAGCAGTCCTCTGGTAGAGGAGCAACCGAGGCCCTCGAAAGAATCTCAAATCCTTAAAG TCCAGTCGCCAGGAGGAGCTTCAGCACGCATGTCAGTCCTCATCTTTGTCTCCATCTTTGCCTGTTCAGCTTGTGTCATGTATCTGCTGTTCAAATATTTTCCAGAGCTGAGCGA AGATGAGAGGGAAAAGATCAAAATTCCTAAAGACATGGATGATGCCAAGGCGTTGGGCACAGTACTGTCCAAATACAAGGACACTTATTACACACAAGTACTTTTAGCGTACTTTTCTACATATATCTT CCTTCAGACGTTTGCCATTCCAGGCTCCATATTTCTCAGCATACTGTCTGGATATCTTTATCCTTTTCCTCTAGCTCTCTTCCTGGTCTGTCTG TGTTCAGGCCTAGGAGCGTCTTTTTGCTATATGCTGTCTTATTTAGTCGGGAGACCAATAGTCTACAAGTACCTTACAGAGAGAGTGCAGAAATGGTCACAACAG GTAGACAAGCACAGAGAACACCTAATTAATTACATCATTTTCCTGAGAATAACACCGTTCCTTCCAAACTGGTTCATCAACATCACCTCACCGGTCATTAATGTGCCTCTTGGTGTCTTTTTCCTGGGCACCTTTCTTG GAGTAGCCCCTCCATCCTTTGTGGCAATAAACGCAGGGACGACGCTGTATAAGTTGACCACAGCTGGAGAGGCAGTGTCTTGGAACTCTCTCCTCGTGTTGGGCGTTCTGGCTGTTGTCTCCATCCTACCCGTTTGCTTTCAGAAGAAACTCCAGCAGAAGCTTGATTAG
- the LOC127440669 gene encoding transmembrane protein 41B-like isoform X1, giving the protein MAKNRGGNRETDSSPLVEEQPRPSKESQILKEVQSPGGASARMSVLIFVSIFACSACVMYLLFKYFPELSEDEREKIKIPKDMDDAKALGTVLSKYKDTYYTQVLLAYFSTYIFLQTFAIPGSIFLSILSGYLYPFPLALFLVCLCSGLGASFCYMLSYLVGRPIVYKYLTERVQKWSQQVDKHREHLINYIIFLRITPFLPNWFINITSPVINVPLGVFFLGTFLGVAPPSFVAINAGTTLYKLTTAGEAVSWNSLLVLGVLAVVSILPVCFQKKLQQKLD; this is encoded by the exons ATGGCCAAGAACAGAGGCGGAAACCGTGAGACAGACAGCAGTCCTCTGGTAGAGGAGCAACCGAGGCCCTCGAAAGAATCTCAAATCCTTAAAG AAGTCCAGTCGCCAGGAGGAGCTTCAGCACGCATGTCAGTCCTCATCTTTGTCTCCATCTTTGCCTGTTCAGCTTGTGTCATGTATCTGCTGTTCAAATATTTTCCAGAGCTGAGCGA AGATGAGAGGGAAAAGATCAAAATTCCTAAAGACATGGATGATGCCAAGGCGTTGGGCACAGTACTGTCCAAATACAAGGACACTTATTACACACAAGTACTTTTAGCGTACTTTTCTACATATATCTT CCTTCAGACGTTTGCCATTCCAGGCTCCATATTTCTCAGCATACTGTCTGGATATCTTTATCCTTTTCCTCTAGCTCTCTTCCTGGTCTGTCTG TGTTCAGGCCTAGGAGCGTCTTTTTGCTATATGCTGTCTTATTTAGTCGGGAGACCAATAGTCTACAAGTACCTTACAGAGAGAGTGCAGAAATGGTCACAACAG GTAGACAAGCACAGAGAACACCTAATTAATTACATCATTTTCCTGAGAATAACACCGTTCCTTCCAAACTGGTTCATCAACATCACCTCACCGGTCATTAATGTGCCTCTTGGTGTCTTTTTCCTGGGCACCTTTCTTG GAGTAGCCCCTCCATCCTTTGTGGCAATAAACGCAGGGACGACGCTGTATAAGTTGACCACAGCTGGAGAGGCAGTGTCTTGGAACTCTCTCCTCGTGTTGGGCGTTCTGGCTGTTGTCTCCATCCTACCCGTTTGCTTTCAGAAGAAACTCCAGCAGAAGCTTGATTAG